A stretch of Ipomoea triloba cultivar NCNSP0323 chromosome 13, ASM357664v1 DNA encodes these proteins:
- the LOC116002306 gene encoding uncharacterized protein LOC116002306 — MRDVLFENYFDKGIMRDVKEYNYFDKGIMRDVKEYLYFDKGIMRDVKEYLSKNFEMKDKGKTSFVIGIEMFHDRSQGILGLSQKAYINKVLQRYKLVNCKEAKPLRIHCDNAATVFFSKNDRYTRGAKYMDLEFLSVKEKXLFENYFDKGIMRDVKEYLSKNFEMKDKGKTSFVIGIEMFHDRSQGILGLSQKAYINKVLQRYKLSNILKNVKESVITPSTMEAEFVACFEATD, encoded by the exons ATGCGTGATGTACTCTTTGAGAATTATTTTGATAAAGGTATAATGCGTGATGTTaaggaatataattattttgataaagGTATAATGCGTGATGTTAAGGAATATCTTTATTTTGATAAAGGTATAATGCGTGATGTTAAGGAATATCtctctaagaactttgaaatgaagGATAAGGGTAAGACTTCATTTGTGATTGGAATAGAAATGTTTCATGATAGATCACAGGGGATTTTAGGTTTATCCCAAAAGGCTTACATTAACAAAGTTTTACAAAGATATAAACTGGTAAACTGCAAAGAAG CCAAACCATTGAGGATTCATTGTGATAATGCGGCAACTGTGTTCTTCTCAAAGAACGACAGATATACTAGAGGTGCCAAGTACATGGATTTGGAATTTCTGTCCGTTAAGGAGAAG TNACTCTTTGAGAATTATTTTGATAAAGGTATAATGCGTGATGTTAAGGAATATCtctctaagaactttgaaatgaagGATAAGGGTAAGACTTCATTTGTGATTGGAATAGAAATGTTTCATGATAGATCACAGGGGATTTTAGGTTTATCCCAAAAGGCTTACATTAACAAAGTTTTACAAAGATATAAACTG agcaatattttgaaaaatgtgAAGGAGTCTGTCATTACTCCTTCCACTATGGAGGCAGAATTTGTAGCATGCTTTGAGGCTACAGATTAA
- the LOC116002307 gene encoding leucine-rich repeat receptor-like protein kinase PXL1, whose product MRILMFNMLLLFSNLFTIMHALGQCLPDQKSVLLQIRTEITYNSSESTKLVLWDEGADCCRWPGLSCNAAGYITTLDLSDDYSIRGGFNVSLLYKLPSLSVIMLDWVKFSAPFPDFFTDFTNLTVLSLSYCNFSGTVPHKLFQVPTLQTIDLSSNGMLGGSLPDFPENGSLKSLTLRGTMFSGNLPESIGNLRLLSHIDLTDCYFSGPIPASIIKLSKLVELSLSGNSFSGPIPASLFFLPSLQTLSLDENKFSGHMNELRNVTSPLESLDLTDNNLEGTIPSFFFRLQNLTSLYLSSHKFFGQMIDLQNVTSPLQYLDLSSNDFEGTIHPFLFQLQNLTMLDLSSNKFNGIVHLTNFKSQYIDTLDFSNNNLVIETTISTSELHLLPQFGVLNLDSCNLQKIPYFLKSQSKLRGLDLSKNTISGEIPNWIWGIGNGQLSYLNLSHNRLTHMKEPMEYASLQSGPGVDHTALYVNSSFLFLFD is encoded by the exons ATGAGGATTCTCATGTTTAACATGCTTCTGCTCTTTTCAAATTTATTCACAATTATGCATGCATTGGGTCAGTGTCTTCCTGATCAAAAGTCTGTGCTTCTCCAGATACGAACTGAAATCACTTACAATTCTTCGGAATCCACCAAGTTGGTGCTGTGGGATGAAGGAGCTGACTGCTGCCGATGGCCAGGTCTGAGTTGCAATGCTGCTGGATATATTACTACTCTTGACCTCAGCGATGATTACTCAATCAGGGGTGGCTTCAATGTTTCTCTCTTGTATAAACTGCCATCACTTTCTGTTATTATGCTTGATTGGGTCAAGTTCTCTGCTCCATTTCCAGACTTCTTCACGGATTTCACCAATCTCACTGTTTTGAGCCTTTCGTATTGCAACTTCAGTGGAACAGTCCCTCACAAACTATTCCAGGTACCAACTCTGCAAACCATTGACTTAAGTTCCAATGGCATGCTTGGGGGTTCTTTGCCAGACTTCCCGGAAAATGGATCTCTCAAGAGCCTCACACTTCGGGGGACAATGTTTTCTGGGAATTTACCCGAGTCCATAGGAAACCTCAGACTGCTGTCCCATATTGACCTTACAGATTGCTATTTTAGTGGACCAATCCCTGCTTCTATTATAAAGCTTAGCAAGCTTGTTGAGCTGAGCTTGTCCGGAAATTCATTTTCAGGACCCATTCCAGCATCACTATTTTTCCTGCCATCACTTCAAACCTTATCTCTGGATGAAAACAAGTTTTCTGGTCATATGAATGAATTACGAAATGTGACTTCTCCACTTGAATCTCTTGATTTGACAGACAACAACTTGGAAGGGACAATACCTTCATTCTTCTTTCGACTTCAAAACCTTACATCACTATATCTTTCATCACACAAATTTTTTGGTCAAATGATTGATTTGCAAAATGTGACTTCTCCATTGCAATATCTTGATTTAAGTAGCAATGACTTTGAAGGGACAATACATCCATTCTTATTTCAACTTCAGAATCTTACAATGCTCGATCTTTCATCAAACAAATTTAACGGTATTGTACatctaacaaattttaaaagcCAGTATATTGACACTCTTGACTTTTCCAATAACAATTTGGTAATTGAGACAACCATAAGCACATCTGAACTTCACTTACTCCCTCAGTTTGGAGTGTTAAATTTGGACTCCTGCAATTTGCAAAAAATTCCTTATTTTTTGAAAAGCCAATCTAAATTGCGGGGGTTAGATCTTTCCAAGAACACTATTAGTGGAGAAATTCCTAACTGGATATGGGGAATTGGTAATGGGCAACTCTCTTACCTCAATCTTTCTCACAATCGTTTGACGCATATGAAAGAGCCAATGGAATACGCTTCTCTTCAAtcagggccg GGCGTAGATCACACGGCTTTATACGTTAATTCATCCTTTTTGTTTCTGTTTGACTGA